One window from the genome of Paenibacillus azoreducens encodes:
- a CDS encoding amidase — translation MGRKSIMELQAGYSKHWFTPYEVTKNYLKRIRSKDPVLNSYITVAKKRALNEAKIVEAKAKAGEQIGLLYGIPLSYKDNIATKGIRTTNGSSIDAQHIPHKNAAIVQQLLLQDSILLGKNNLHEYALGITSNNPHYGPVHNPWNPQYTPGGSSGGSAAAVAADLTVASIGTDTGGSVRIPAASCGIIGLKPTYNKVSTAGVFYVSWTLDHVGPLTANMTDMAIIAGVMTKQSYLQELKRDIRGLRVGVPTSYFNEHIDPETYLLYRDSLEALESLGAILIDTDVSFIAGNADVSLTIAASEAGFIHKSRMACCLSQYGEDARALLESSLKITALRYIEALKKKEMYINAFDRLFRESIDVLATPTIPLPARKIGVNEVHFGSYTESIFDAMTRYTGIFNMAETPAISIPCGLTSEGLPVGLQLVAARGREDLLIRAGYAYEQDQLGDFYRQRDVICAGY, via the coding sequence GTGGGCAGAAAATCAATTATGGAGCTTCAAGCCGGTTATTCTAAACATTGGTTTACTCCGTATGAAGTCACTAAAAACTATTTGAAACGGATTCGATCCAAAGACCCTGTGCTGAATTCATATATTACAGTCGCAAAAAAACGAGCGCTTAATGAGGCAAAAATCGTGGAAGCGAAGGCGAAAGCAGGTGAACAGATCGGACTTCTGTACGGCATTCCCCTTTCCTATAAAGACAATATTGCGACCAAAGGCATTCGTACGACAAACGGCTCATCGATCGATGCGCAGCATATTCCACATAAAAATGCGGCGATCGTACAGCAGCTTCTCCTCCAAGATTCCATTCTGTTGGGTAAAAACAACCTGCACGAGTACGCGCTTGGGATCACCTCCAACAATCCTCATTATGGTCCTGTCCATAATCCCTGGAATCCGCAATATACGCCCGGCGGCTCAAGCGGAGGATCTGCAGCCGCCGTAGCGGCCGATTTAACCGTTGCCTCAATCGGCACGGATACCGGCGGTTCCGTACGGATTCCGGCAGCCTCCTGCGGCATTATCGGTCTGAAACCAACCTACAACAAAGTTTCGACCGCAGGTGTGTTTTATGTGTCATGGACATTGGATCATGTAGGTCCGCTTACGGCCAATATGACGGATATGGCGATTATTGCCGGGGTTATGACGAAGCAATCATATCTGCAGGAGTTGAAACGGGATATTCGCGGTCTGCGCGTTGGCGTGCCGACCAGTTATTTCAACGAGCATATCGATCCGGAGACCTACTTGTTGTATCGAGATTCTTTGGAGGCCCTGGAGTCGCTTGGCGCGATTCTGATCGATACGGACGTTTCCTTTATCGCAGGCAACGCCGATGTTTCCCTAACCATTGCCGCATCGGAAGCGGGTTTTATTCACAAGAGCCGGATGGCATGCTGTTTGTCCCAGTATGGGGAGGATGCAAGGGCTCTTCTGGAATCCTCGCTGAAAATAACAGCTTTGCGGTATATAGAGGCTTTGAAGAAAAAAGAAATGTATATAAATGCCTTCGACAGGTTGTTCAGGGAAAGCATTGATGTGTTGGCTACGCCTACGATCCCGCTTCCGGCAAGAAAAATTGGCGTCAACGAGGTGCATTTTGGCTCATACACCGAGAGCATTTTCGATGCGATGACCCGATATACCGGTATTTTTAACATGGCGGAAACGCCTGCCATATCCATTCCATGCGGCCTAACTAGCGAGGGCCTCCCCGTTGGCTTGCAATTGGTAGCCGCTAGGGGTAGGGAAGATCTGCTGATCCGAGCCGGTTACGCTTATGAACAGGACCAACTTGGCGATTTCTACCGTCAGAGGGATGTTATTTGCGCTGGATATTAA
- a CDS encoding GNAT family N-acetyltransferase — MAYLEITKENIGHEHICCALGAKQYEQAVQEKKQWLCERMEEGLKFHRLDERAKVFIEYLPADKAWVPINAPNYMYINCLWVSGRHKGSGHSKKLLEQCRKDAESLGMDGIVHIASSKKMPYLSDKRYFEHMGFTVADQADPYFVLLVQKWNENGADPAFIRSAQPQPALNEGICIYYTAQCPFAAGVLDDLRRVADHREIPFRTKRISTREEAQESPAIWTTFSMFYNGKFVTHEIMSPGKFEKMLDSLK, encoded by the coding sequence ATGGCATACCTGGAAATTACAAAAGAAAACATCGGACATGAACATATCTGCTGCGCTCTCGGGGCCAAACAATATGAGCAGGCTGTACAGGAAAAGAAACAGTGGTTATGCGAGCGGATGGAGGAGGGATTAAAATTTCACCGGCTTGACGAACGCGCCAAGGTTTTTATCGAATATTTGCCTGCCGATAAGGCATGGGTGCCGATTAATGCTCCAAATTACATGTATATCAATTGTCTCTGGGTTAGCGGGCGTCACAAGGGCAGCGGTCACAGCAAAAAATTGCTCGAACAATGCAGGAAAGATGCAGAATCGCTGGGAATGGATGGAATCGTTCATATTGCGAGCTCGAAAAAGATGCCTTACCTGAGCGATAAACGCTACTTTGAACATATGGGATTTACTGTGGCGGATCAAGCCGATCCTTATTTCGTATTGCTCGTCCAGAAATGGAATGAAAATGGCGCCGATCCAGCGTTTATACGTTCAGCCCAACCCCAACCGGCATTGAATGAGGGGATTTGCATTTATTATACGGCGCAATGTCCGTTTGCCGCAGGAGTGCTGGATGATCTCCGACGTGTTGCAGATCACAGAGAAATTCCTTTTCGTACCAAGCGCATAAGCACAAGGGAAGAAGCGCAGGAATCGCCAGCGATATGGACTACATTCAGCATGTTTTATAACGGAAAGTTTGTGACCCATGAAATCATGAGCCCCGGCAAATTCGAGAAAATGCTGGACTCCTTAAAATAG
- a CDS encoding FAD-binding dehydrogenase yields MVYDAIVVGAGLAGLVATAEMADAGKKVLLLDQEPEASLGGQAWWSFGGLFLVNSPEQRRLGIKDSKELAWQDWIGSAGFDRDDEDYWGKQWAKAYVEFASGEKREWLRSLGVRFFPVVGWAERGGYLAEGHGNSVPRFHIVWGTGPGLVRPFEYKVRAAIEKGLVDYRPRHRVDELLTVGGSVVGVRGSMLEPSKAERGEKSSRVEIGNFEFHSEATLVSSGGIGANFDLIRDHWPSRLGAPPKHMISGVPEHVDGRMLAITERAGGLIVNRDRMWHYTEGLKNWNPVWANHAIRIIPGPSSLWFDAKGRRFPAPNFPGFDTLGTLEAIQRTGYDYSWFILTQKIIEKEFALSGSEQNLDITNKSIRQVLSRILPGPPPAVQAFMDQGEDFVIAHQLQDLVAGMNKLTGDHLLHFEEIERQIIARDREMENKFTKDLQITALRGARKYVGDKLIRVAAPHRFLDAKNGPLIAVRLNILTRKTLGGLQTNLSGQVLNSAGSPVKGLYAAGEVSGFGGGGVHGYRSLEGTFLGGCLFTGRVAGRAIVNDRR; encoded by the coding sequence GTGGTTTACGATGCGATTGTCGTAGGGGCCGGACTTGCGGGTCTAGTGGCAACAGCTGAGATGGCGGATGCCGGCAAAAAAGTATTGTTATTGGACCAAGAACCCGAAGCCTCATTGGGAGGACAAGCATGGTGGTCTTTCGGAGGGCTGTTCCTGGTGAATTCCCCCGAACAACGCCGGCTGGGCATCAAGGATTCCAAAGAACTGGCATGGCAGGATTGGATAGGATCAGCGGGATTTGACCGGGATGATGAAGACTATTGGGGGAAGCAATGGGCCAAAGCTTATGTTGAGTTTGCTTCCGGCGAAAAACGCGAATGGCTGCGCAGTCTCGGTGTTCGTTTTTTTCCGGTGGTAGGATGGGCGGAACGTGGAGGATATCTTGCGGAAGGACATGGCAATTCCGTACCGAGATTTCATATTGTTTGGGGAACCGGTCCCGGGTTAGTTCGACCATTTGAATATAAAGTGCGTGCAGCGATTGAAAAAGGTTTGGTTGATTACCGGCCGCGCCACCGCGTTGATGAACTGTTGACTGTTGGCGGCTCGGTCGTCGGCGTTCGCGGTTCTATGCTTGAACCAAGCAAGGCTGAACGTGGTGAAAAAAGCTCACGCGTGGAAATTGGCAACTTCGAATTCCATTCCGAAGCTACGCTCGTATCGAGCGGCGGCATTGGCGCTAATTTCGATCTTATTCGCGATCATTGGCCTTCGCGTCTCGGCGCGCCACCTAAGCATATGATCTCCGGCGTTCCCGAGCATGTAGATGGAAGAATGCTGGCGATTACGGAAAGGGCCGGAGGCCTGATCGTGAATCGGGATCGGATGTGGCATTATACGGAAGGACTTAAAAATTGGAATCCGGTCTGGGCCAATCATGCCATACGGATCATTCCCGGACCTTCCTCGCTATGGTTTGATGCCAAGGGCCGGCGTTTTCCCGCTCCTAATTTTCCCGGGTTTGACACGCTCGGCACGCTTGAGGCCATCCAACGGACGGGCTACGATTATTCCTGGTTCATTCTGACGCAGAAAATCATAGAAAAAGAATTTGCTCTTTCCGGCAGCGAACAAAATCTTGATATTACGAATAAAAGCATCAGGCAAGTGCTATCCCGGATATTGCCCGGCCCCCCTCCCGCTGTGCAGGCTTTTATGGATCAAGGCGAAGATTTTGTTATTGCCCATCAACTTCAGGATCTTGTTGCCGGAATGAACAAGCTTACCGGTGACCATTTGCTTCATTTTGAAGAAATCGAAAGACAAATCATCGCAAGAGACCGGGAAATGGAGAACAAGTTTACGAAAGACCTGCAAATCACGGCCCTGCGCGGAGCCAGGAAGTATGTCGGCGATAAGCTTATTAGAGTTGCCGCGCCTCATAGGTTTTTAGATGCCAAAAATGGTCCGTTAATCGCTGTCCGCCTAAATATTCTTACCCGCAAAACGCTCGGCGGCCTGCAAACCAATTTATCCGGCCAGGTATTGAATTCCGCTGGTTCTCCCGTCAAAGGCCTATATGCTGCAGGAGAAGTATCCGGTTTTGGAGGCGGCGGCGTTCATGGATACCGTTCCCTTGAAGGCACATTTCTTGGCGGCTGTTTATTTACCGGCAGAGTGGCTGGCAGAGCCATAGTTAACGACCGAAGATAA
- a CDS encoding aminopeptidase, translating into MYPTKQQLENYAELAVKVGVNVQPGQTVVVMGPIAAADLIRQITLHAYKVGAHNVHVEYNDDQLSKIKYLHAPEEVFSEYPEWRAKAMEEYAEKGAAFIQIYSPDPDLLNEADPSRIATAAKTAAAALNKYRSYLMSHHNAWTLISYATPEWASKVFPGESQETAIQKLWERIIDATRIDRENPVDAWGKHNAKLSEMVAFLNDKRYKQLQYEAPGTSLTIDLPEGHLWLGGAKENTRGVWFNPNIPTEEVYTLPHKDGVNGTVRSTKPLNNNGVIIDGFSLTFKDGKVVDFSADKGAEALQKLLDTDDGAKYLGEVALVPHDSPISNSNVIFYNTLFDENASCHLALGQAYPVTLEGGTDMDGEELAKHGVNKSLTHVDFMIGSAELSIDGITQDGRKEAIFRNGNWAF; encoded by the coding sequence ATGTATCCTACAAAACAGCAGTTGGAAAATTATGCGGAGCTCGCCGTCAAGGTAGGTGTAAATGTACAGCCCGGCCAGACCGTGGTCGTGATGGGACCGATCGCAGCAGCCGACCTGATCCGGCAAATTACTCTGCATGCTTACAAGGTAGGCGCCCATAATGTCCATGTGGAATACAACGATGATCAGTTGTCCAAGATTAAATACCTGCATGCACCGGAAGAAGTGTTCTCCGAATATCCGGAGTGGCGTGCCAAAGCGATGGAGGAATACGCGGAGAAAGGCGCTGCTTTTATCCAAATTTATTCGCCTGATCCGGATTTGCTGAATGAAGCGGATCCGTCGCGGATTGCGACCGCTGCCAAAACGGCCGCCGCCGCATTAAACAAATACCGCAGTTATCTGATGTCCCACCACAATGCCTGGACTTTGATTTCCTATGCTACCCCTGAATGGGCAAGCAAGGTGTTCCCGGGCGAAAGCCAGGAAACGGCGATACAGAAATTGTGGGAACGCATTATCGATGCAACGCGGATTGACCGGGAAAATCCGGTTGATGCATGGGGCAAGCATAATGCGAAGCTGAGCGAAATGGTAGCTTTCCTGAATGACAAACGTTATAAGCAGCTGCAATATGAAGCTCCGGGCACATCGCTGACGATTGATCTGCCGGAAGGACATCTCTGGCTTGGCGGAGCCAAAGAGAATACGCGCGGAGTTTGGTTTAATCCTAATATTCCGACAGAAGAAGTCTATACGCTCCCGCACAAAGACGGCGTAAACGGGACCGTGCGCAGCACGAAACCGCTTAACAATAACGGCGTCATTATCGATGGATTCTCACTGACGTTCAAGGATGGCAAAGTCGTTGACTTTAGCGCTGACAAGGGAGCCGAAGCGCTGCAAAAACTTTTGGATACCGATGACGGGGCAAAATATCTTGGTGAGGTAGCACTGGTTCCTCATGATTCCCCGATTTCAAACTCGAATGTCATTTTTTACAATACTTTATTCGATGAGAATGCTTCCTGCCACCTTGCGCTTGGCCAAGCTTATCCTGTAACCCTTGAGGGCGGTACCGACATGGATGGAGAGGAACTGGCGAAGCATGGGGTCAATAAAAGTCTGACTCATGTCGATTTTATGATCGGTTCCGCAGAGCTTTCCATTGACGGAATTACGCAGGATGGCCGAAAAGAAGCGATATTCCGGAATGGAAACTGGGCGTTTTAA
- a CDS encoding sensor histidine kinase, protein MIKDLLLDILDILIPLLLYQLICITNHNFYKNEHPSTYPERRPAAADGSFSRDIRKWAFEAYKLLYPKKDQRRQMLLGLCCGIAIVLSMLFPSNITNDFDGDLRSIPLIIAVLYGGNVGGIISFISFVMCRFLIGLDDFFIGFIASLLICAAAYPFAARFNQKSPQFRFITSILLTTAAFIVSWGGFILTKQMNESYSGFFMLQVFLLQLVTMSLAVFLMEVTIKAICMQEQIIRTEKLNVTSQLAASVAHEIRSPLTSIKGFLQLSMRNAEGKNKKYLEISMMELNRMEYIINDFLNYAKPQLETIEVFPVSVILGQIKEEIEPAAQANHVDLEMLAEDDLWIQADRSKIKQALTHIIRNSIDATSASKGRISIAAYRHFHHVCIRIRDNGVGMSPEQLSILGNPFYSTKLNGTGLGLMVTFRIIQAVGGSLEFQSVKGEGTTALVTLPAAADLQLKA, encoded by the coding sequence ATGATAAAAGATCTGCTGCTGGATATACTTGATATCTTGATTCCATTATTGTTATACCAATTGATCTGCATTACAAACCATAACTTCTATAAGAACGAACATCCATCGACATATCCTGAAAGAAGACCGGCCGCGGCTGATGGTAGTTTTTCTCGAGATATAAGGAAATGGGCTTTTGAAGCTTATAAACTCTTATATCCTAAAAAAGATCAGCGGCGGCAGATGCTTCTGGGGCTATGCTGCGGAATCGCAATTGTGTTATCCATGCTTTTCCCATCGAATATTACGAATGATTTTGACGGCGATCTCAGAAGCATACCGTTAATCATTGCTGTTTTGTATGGGGGTAATGTGGGCGGCATCATTTCCTTTATTTCTTTTGTTATGTGCCGTTTTTTGATTGGTTTGGATGATTTTTTTATCGGTTTCATAGCCTCACTCTTGATCTGCGCTGCTGCGTATCCTTTTGCCGCCCGTTTTAACCAAAAATCTCCGCAATTCCGATTTATTACTAGCATCTTGTTAACTACTGCTGCTTTTATCGTTTCTTGGGGCGGATTCATCTTGACAAAACAAATGAACGAGTCTTATTCCGGCTTCTTTATGCTGCAGGTTTTCTTACTGCAATTGGTTACGATGAGTTTGGCTGTTTTTTTAATGGAAGTGACCATTAAAGCGATCTGCATGCAAGAACAAATTATCCGGACTGAAAAGTTGAACGTAACCAGCCAATTGGCGGCATCCGTAGCGCATGAAATTCGTTCTCCGCTAACTTCGATCAAAGGCTTCCTGCAGCTATCGATGCGGAACGCGGAAGGGAAAAACAAAAAGTATCTGGAAATATCGATGATGGAATTGAACCGTATGGAATACATCATTAATGATTTCCTGAATTACGCCAAACCGCAGCTGGAGACGATTGAAGTGTTCCCGGTGTCCGTTATTTTGGGCCAAATCAAAGAAGAAATAGAACCTGCCGCGCAGGCGAACCATGTGGATTTGGAGATGTTAGCAGAAGATGATTTATGGATTCAGGCAGATCGGTCCAAAATAAAACAAGCACTGACCCATATCATCAGGAATTCTATCGACGCGACTTCAGCGTCAAAAGGACGAATTTCCATCGCTGCCTATCGGCATTTTCATCATGTGTGCATCCGAATCCGAGATAACGGAGTAGGCATGTCGCCCGAACAACTGTCGATATTGGGAAACCCATTTTATTCGACCAAGTTGAATGGAACCGGGCTCGGACTGATGGTGACCTTTCGGATTATCCAGGCGGTTGGCGGAAGTTTGGAGTTTCAGAGCGTCAAAGGAGAGGGAACTACCGCCCTTGTCACGCTTCCGGCGGCTGCGGATTTGCAATTAAAAGCCTAA
- the eutH gene encoding ethanolamine utilization protein EutH: MEINEIIIYGMVIFMILGAIDKCIGYKFGLGHQFDEGIMAMGSLTLAMVGIICLSPVLAKVLSPIVVPVYSALGADPAMFATTLLANDMGGFSLAQELAQSPEAGLFAGTILGAMLGPTIVFIIPVALGIIKKEDQKYLATGVLAGIVTIPLGCLIGGLVAGYSITMILSNLVPIILFAVLIVLGLWKFPQGMIKGFTIFGQFIVIVATLGLAAGITQQLTGITIIPGLAPVEDGIKIVGDIAIVLAGAFAMVFVITKVFNKPLMKLGKLLGMNEIAAAGLVATLANVIPMFGMMKDMDARGKVINVAFAVSAAFVFGDHLGFTAGVAKEMIFPMIVGKLVGGITAIVVAVFLAKKMTPEPKEEVLES; this comes from the coding sequence GTGGAGATTAATGAAATTATCATTTACGGCATGGTTATTTTCATGATTCTCGGTGCGATTGATAAGTGCATTGGGTACAAGTTCGGATTGGGGCATCAATTCGATGAAGGGATTATGGCCATGGGGTCGCTTACGCTCGCCATGGTGGGAATCATCTGCCTGTCTCCGGTCCTGGCTAAAGTGCTAAGTCCGATCGTCGTTCCTGTATACAGCGCATTGGGAGCAGACCCTGCCATGTTTGCGACAACGCTGCTGGCGAATGACATGGGCGGCTTCTCGCTAGCCCAAGAACTGGCGCAGAGTCCGGAAGCGGGTTTATTCGCGGGTACGATTCTGGGGGCTATGCTTGGCCCTACGATTGTATTTATCATTCCGGTCGCGCTTGGCATTATCAAAAAGGAAGACCAGAAATATTTGGCTACCGGCGTTCTGGCTGGTATCGTAACCATCCCGCTCGGCTGCTTGATCGGCGGTTTGGTTGCCGGTTACTCGATCACAATGATTTTGTCCAACCTGGTTCCAATCATTTTGTTTGCTGTACTGATTGTGCTTGGATTGTGGAAGTTCCCGCAAGGCATGATCAAAGGGTTTACGATCTTTGGGCAATTCATCGTCATTGTAGCGACCTTGGGACTCGCAGCGGGCATCACGCAGCAGTTGACAGGGATTACCATCATTCCGGGGCTTGCTCCGGTTGAAGACGGAATCAAAATCGTTGGTGATATTGCCATTGTACTCGCCGGCGCTTTTGCTATGGTATTTGTGATTACGAAAGTGTTTAATAAACCGCTGATGAAGCTGGGCAAGCTGCTCGGCATGAATGAGATTGCGGCAGCCGGCCTGGTTGCTACGCTTGCCAACGTCATTCCGATGTTTGGCATGATGAAAGACATGGATGCGCGGGGCAAGGTCATCAACGTCGCCTTTGCGGTGTCGGCCGCGTTTGTATTCGGCGATCATCTTGGCTTTACGGCCGGGGTTGCGAAGGAAATGATTTTCCCGATGATTGTCGGGAAGCTGGTCGGCGGAATTACGGCGATTGTCGTAGCCGTATTTTTGGCTAAGAAGATGACTCCGGAACCGAAGGAAGAGGTACTGGAGTCGTAA
- a CDS encoding BMC domain-containing protein, whose protein sequence is MISAIGVVEMRSISKGYETADRMLKTSPVEVHHMKPICPGKFLIIMSGDTADVQAAMETAKTEAGEFRISDFELHGVHTDIIDGLKRRSSSQPVDALGIVETATVSSGIFALNEALKQCDIHVKKMNLGMAIGGKFLAVFTGSVSDVEQGMKVFVSSMDPKRIIHHTVLRSPSEEIIQHFR, encoded by the coding sequence ATGATTAGTGCAATAGGTGTTGTTGAGATGCGCAGCATTAGCAAAGGCTACGAGACGGCGGATCGTATGCTGAAGACTTCGCCTGTTGAAGTGCATCATATGAAGCCGATCTGTCCGGGAAAGTTTCTGATCATCATGAGCGGCGATACTGCAGATGTGCAGGCTGCGATGGAGACGGCTAAGACGGAAGCCGGCGAGTTCCGGATCAGCGACTTTGAACTGCATGGCGTTCATACCGATATTATCGATGGATTGAAACGCCGTTCATCTTCCCAGCCTGTGGATGCGCTTGGAATTGTGGAAACAGCGACGGTGTCTTCCGGGATTTTTGCGTTAAACGAAGCTTTGAAGCAATGCGACATTCATGTGAAAAAAATGAATTTAGGCATGGCGATTGGCGGCAAATTCCTCGCCGTGTTCACGGGAAGTGTCAGCGATGTCGAGCAGGGGATGAAAGTGTTTGTATCCTCCATGGATCCAAAGCGGATTATTCATCATACGGTGCTTCGTTCCCCGTCCGAGGAAATCATACAACACTTCCGGTAG
- a CDS encoding EutN/CcmL family microcompartment protein — protein MIMGQVMGSLWATRKDNKLNGMAFLVVKPLSYANESVTGEYFVAADNAGAGIGDTVLVTTGSAARTSFANSDVPVDAVIVGIVDSIEVTHD, from the coding sequence ATGATCATGGGACAAGTTATGGGAAGCCTGTGGGCTACCCGCAAGGATAATAAGCTGAACGGGATGGCCTTTCTCGTGGTCAAACCGTTATCATATGCCAATGAATCCGTCACAGGCGAATATTTTGTCGCTGCGGACAATGCCGGGGCAGGCATAGGGGATACGGTGCTGGTTACGACCGGAAGTGCGGCACGGACATCGTTTGCCAATTCAGACGTACCCGTTGATGCGGTCATCGTGGGAATCGTCGATTCAATCGAGGTGACACATGATTAG